The proteins below are encoded in one region of Huiozyma naganishii CBS 8797 chromosome 7, complete genome:
- the CIR1 gene encoding Cir1p (similar to Saccharomyces cerevisiae YGR207C; ancestral locus Anc_5.126) has product MKILVPVKRVVDAALRPIVSQGALSTSGLKFSSNPFDEIALEEALTLQRTLGGPAKAEVHCISLGPDACTDVLRNCLARGAQHATHVKVPEGNTLEPLAVAKILHGFVKDRGFDLVLLGKQAIDDDAACTGPMLAGLLQWPQATAASRVQWSPETSRLSITSETDSGEQTVSAPLPLVVTADLRLNKPKYVGLAKLMKVKRVPIEKVDPETTMSQRLEQVSVGEPPAKKPVTMVSSVDELVSKIRDLV; this is encoded by the coding sequence ATGAAGATCCTGGTGCCCGTGAAGAGGGTTGTCGACGCCGCGTTGCGTCCCATCGTCTCCCAAGGTGCTCTGTCCACCTCTGGGCTCAagttcagcagcaaccCGTTCGACGAGATCGCACTGGAGGAGGCTCTCACTTTGCAACGGACCCTCGGCGGACCGGCCAAAGCGGAGGTCCACTGTATCTCCTTGGGACCGGATGCCTGCACCGATGTGCTACGCAACTGTCTTGCCCGTGGAGCACAGCACGCAACACACGTTAAAGTCCCCGAGGGCAATACCCTCGAACCACTCGCCGTCGCGAAGATCCTTCACGGGTTCGTCAAAGACAGAGGTTTCGACCTTGTGCTCTTGGGGAAGCAAGCTATTGATGACGACGCGGCATGTACTGGGCCCATGCTTGCAGGCTTGCTCCAGTGGCCTCAGGCGACAGCTGCGTCTCGTGTCCAGTGGTCTCCTGAGACTTCCCGCCTCAGCATCACATCAGAGACAGACTCGGGGGAACAGACCGTCTCTGCACCGTTACCACTCGTCGTCACCGCAGACCTCAGACTCAACAAGCCCAAGTACGTAGGGCTCGCTAAACTCATGAAGGTCAAGAGGGTGCCCATTGAGAAGGTGGACCCTGAAACCACCATGTCCCAGAGACTCGAACAAGTCTCCGTGGGTGAACCGCCAGCAAAGAAGCCGGTCACCATGGTCTCCTCAGTGGACGAACTGGTCTCCAAGATCAGGGACTTAGTGTAG
- the MVB12 gene encoding ubiquitin-binding ESCRT-I subunit protein MVB12 (similar to Saccharomyces cerevisiae MVB12 (YGR206W); ancestral locus Anc_5.127), producing MSGEYRSLLRRVPLYNKRGVAGGGPPAPLEVPTLQPPQRHPGGSESLVSPWIHECESLEAQLQGYIGQGALFDQWYASTYLAHKPAGLLSHKVLSPTRPQPSE from the coding sequence ATGTCGGGTGAGTACCGGTCGCTGCTACGTCGCGTGCCCCTGTACAACAAGCGCGGTGTTGCGGGTGGTGGACCACCCGCACCGTTGGAGGTCCCCACCCTGCAACCACCGCAGAGGCACCCTGGAGGATCCGAATCCCTCGTATCGCCCTGGATCCACGAGTGCGAGTCCCTAGAAGCGCAGTTGCAAGGGTACATCGGGCAAGGTGCCCTGTTCGACCAATGGTACGCCTCAACGTACCTTGCGCACAAACCTGCTGGGCTGCTCTCCCATAAAGTGCTGTCGCCAACAAGACCACAACCGTCAGAGTAA